Part of the Flavobacterium alkalisoli genome is shown below.
TATTTTGAGCAGACACCTGATCATATTTTTTATTTGGTAATAATTGCATATCAAGTGTTACCGAATCCTGTGCCTTTACAGCTCCTGCTATAAGAAAAGCTGCTAAAAATAATGTTACTTTTTTCATGGTGTGTTTTTAATTTGGCGCAAATATAGCTTTATCTAAAACCAATACAAGAAAAAAAGGGCCAAAAGCCCTTTTCCTTATTTTAATAACTTATTGTATTGCTTAATCATATTAAGTGTTGTTGTATCGGTGGCAAAAACCGAATTAAGCCCCTGTGGCTCCTGTGGCGGATCGGTTGTAAAATCGTCTCCTTTATTCCATTTACCATTTTCAGGGTTATTATTTGCTATTCCCCCAAAGCCCCAAAAGTTAAGACCTGCAAAAGCTTCGTTATGCTGTTTACTTTGCTCCAGTCTCTCAAAAATGGATTTGTAAAATGCATCCCTGTTTGCTACAGACGATTTTTTATCCAGGCTCTCTCCTTCACGTGGTAAACCAAACTCCTCTAGCACGATAGGTTTGTTTAGTTTTTGTGCCACAGCAATATGGTCGTTAATATATTGTTGTGCACTGGCAATACTAACCGGAAGGGTTTCTTTTGCATTTTCATGCTTAAACCATCCCCAGTTTTTAGGCCATATATGCATAGTTAAATAATCAATCTTAGGATTATTATGGGTACGCTCATAGATGGCTATATCATCTGCCGAGCCTGCTTTGCCTTCAGATCCCGTACATATTAAATGGTAAGGATCCAGCTCATCAATAAGATCAACCACATCATTAAGCCATTTAGTAAACTTCTCTTCATTATCAGCCGTAAACACCCTTGGTTCATTAGCTACCTGCCATGCCATAATGGTATTATCTTCTGTATACTTTTTATTATTGTAAGCATTGATTCTTCCCAATATGAACTTTATATGGTTTTTAAAGGCCTCCATACAGGGCTCACAGCTATGAAACTGTTTAGTGTACTCCATAAACTCCGGCCATGTATGTGGTGGTAAATTAGGGTTAGGAAAATCTCCCTTACCATTCCACTCAAGGTATTGTGCCATACCTCCGCTCCATTCCCAGTTATTGGTAAGATACAATACGGCATGCATATCGCGCTTGGCCATCTCGTCCAGTAAATAATCCAGACCGTCAAGCAGATTATTATCATATTTACCCTGTTCAGGCTGTAATGCAGGATTTACGGTAAAATCCTGAGTACCGGCTTCGGCCCCAACCAAAATACGCAGGTTATCAATACCATGCTCTTTCATTATGTCCAGTTCCTTTGCCAGGCGATCCCTGTTACCTCCCTCTTTAGCTGCCAAAAGCACTCCATACCAATAGTTCGTACCTACATAATGATACGGTTTATCTCCTTTATAGAGTTCGTTGCCTTTAACAGTTATTCTTTCGGGTGTTGTAGTTTCATTCACTGAAGCAACCTCATCCGTTTTTTCTTTTTTACCCCCGCAGGAGAAAAATAAAGGTAGGGCAAGTAGGCCTGCCAAAATTCTGTTCATAATTTATATGGTTTGGTTAATGTCTTTAAGCAATTGTGCTGCCGACTCAGGTGTTATATCCCTTTGAGGGGTAGCGAGCATTTCATATCCTACCATGAATTTTTTAACGGTTGCCGAACGCAGTAATGGCGGATAAAACACCATGTGCCAGTGCCATTCATTATGTTGCTCATCATCGGTTGGCGCCTGATGAATACCCGCCGAATATGGGAAGGATACATCAAACACCCTATCATAAATCATGGTTAACCTTTTATAAGCATCGGCAAGACCTGTTTTTTCTTCATCGCTCATATCGGTTATTCTTGCCATAGCACGTTTAGGGATTATCATTGCTTCATAAGGCCATGTTGCCCAAAACGGAACAACTGCCGCAAAATGATCGTTTTCAAAAATTAAACGCTCATTCTTATTTATTTCCTTTTGCAGATAGTCTGAAAGGAGTGAATTATTATGCTTTTCAAAATATTCCTTTTGTGAACGTTGTTTTTTAAACGGTTCCACAGGAAGTTTTTGAGAAGCCCATATCTGGCCGTGCGGGTGCGGGTTACTGCATCCCATTATCTCTCCTTTATTCTCAAATATCTGTACGTAGTTAATTTCAGGATCACTACCCAGTGTCTGATATTCTTCTATCCACAGGTCTACCACTTTTCTTATATCTGCCACCTCCATTTGCGGAACGGTAAGGCTATGGTCGGGTGAAAAACATATTACCCTGCAAATACCTTTTTCTGATTCTGCCCTGAAAATATCACCCTCTTCAATATCAAAATCAGGAGAATCTTTTAAAAGAGCCGAAAAGTCGTTCGTAAAGACATAGACATCTTTATACTGCGGATTCTGCTCTCCACCTGAGCGTGAATTACCCGGACATAAATAACACCCCGGATCATACTGAGGCCTTGTATCTACAGAATGCTTTTCTACCTGCCCCTGCCACGGACGCTTACTCCTGTGAGGGGATACCAAAACCCACTCTCCAGTTAACGGGTTATACCTCCTGTGCGGATATTCGTTTAAATTCTTATCCATTTTTTATTACAGTAGCGCCATCCCCTATGCTTACAGGGTATACTTTAAGCTCTTTTTTATATTGTTTGTAATAGCTTTCACTTACTTTACTGATAACATCGTTAACAGCCTCATTTTTTACAAGGTTAATGGTACAGCCGCCAAAGCCACCGCCCATAAGCCTTGCCCCTAAAACATCTTCGTTATCCCTTACGGCAGTAACCAAAAAGTCAAGCTCTTCACAACTCACTTCATACAATGACCTTAACCCCTCGTGTGTTTCAAACATTTTTTGCCCTACTGCCTTAAGGTTACCGGCTTCTAAGAATGCCGCAACCTGCTGCACACGCTGATTTTCTTCCACCACATAACGGCAGCGGTTGTATACTGTCTTATCATTAGGGTAAACATAGTTGTCCAGCATTTCCAGCGAAATGTCACGAAGACTGTCTACCAATGGCACATATTTTTTTACCATTGCAACACCCTCCTCACACTGCTGCCTTCTCACATTATATTCTGATGAAGCAAGGGAATGTTTTACATCACTATCAAAAAGTAAAAGGCTGGCTCCTTCCAGTTTTAATGGTTTATACTCATATTGCAGTGTGCGGCAATCCAATTTTATAAGGGTATCTCCCTTGCCAAAAATGCTGGCAAACTGATCCATTATACCACACTTTACCCCTGCATATTTATGCTCTGCCTTTTGAGCAACCAAAGCAAGTTCGCTATTATCCAGTCCTGCTTTGGTATATTTATTTACGGCTACAGCCACAGCACACTCTAAAGCAGCTGAAGATGATACTCCGGCACCTATAGGTATATTTCCGGTAAATACGGCATCAAATCCGTTTACACTATATCCTTTATTAATAAAGCCATCCACTACTCCCAGTATATAGTTAACCCAGGTTTTCTCGTTCGTTTTAGCCAGGTTTTCCACTTCAACGGAAAATTCCTGATTCATATCAAGGCTATGAAGATGTATTGTATTATCTGTTCTGGGATTTAAAACAAAATACATCCTTTTATCAATAGATGCCGGCATAACAAAACCGTTATTATAATCGGTATGTTCGCCCAATAAATTAATCCTTCCCGGAGCAAAAGATACTATACTGCCCTGTTGAATGTACGGTTCCAGTGATGCCGGAACCTCTTGTTTAACTTTTATATCCATTTATTGTTATGGTAGATTATACATATCCGGAATATTGTTTTGTAATACACTTTCCGTTTTATTGGCAAAAGTTACAAAATCCTGAGTATCCTGCTGCCCTGAAGGCGGAACATAATACCCATTTTGCGAATTTGCCCAAAACATTACAAAAGCAACTTCGACATCGCTATAAGTCAATGCGCTGTAAATATAATCAGAAAAGAAATGGTCAACAGGACTACTTAGTGAATTTATTTGATATCCGGTTTCTGTAAGAGCTGCAATTTTATGTTTGGAAATTGCCAAATCAGAAACCATTTTGAGTTTGTTATTAGCTGTCGCAACACCCGATGCTCCCTGATTATTAAAATCGCCATAATTATCCATCCCTAATACATCAATATAGTTATCTCCGGGGTAACGGCTTAAGTATTGTGTGCTGGTTGTGTAAGAGTTATCAGGCGAAAAGGCATAAAGAACATTATGTACCTGCTTTACATCCCTTAAATACTCAACGGTAAACCTCCAAATTTCCTGATATTGAGCAGGTGTACAATAAGCACTCCCCCACCAGAACCAGTTACCATCAAACTCATGAAACGGCCTGAAAATAACAGGTATAAGTTTATTGTTGTTATCTTTAAGGTTCGCAAGAACATCGGCAACCTTATCCAGCTTTTGTTTATAATAATCATGATTGCTACCTCCCGGAAGTATACTCGGTAGTGCATTATATTTTTGAAAATCGGTCAGATCGCTGGTATAGAAGCTCTCCCCTTCAAAGGGTTCCCTAAAGTGCCAGCAAAAAATATTGACCATTCCTTTGCTATATGCCTGCTTAACATTATCTGTTATTAATATTTCCTGCTGATAAAACCAGTTTTCGGGCTGTTCGTTATTCTGGTCATCTGTAATAAACATAAAGTCTGAGCCAAGCAATGCCGGATCACTTCCAGTGGCTTTCTTCATATCAGAATCGCCCATATCGTCATTATAAAAACCGGTATAGGCATCCTGCTGACCAACAAGAAATTTGGTTTTAGATAAATTATAAAGATTATAAAACAATGCTACCGTTTCATCAGTTGCATTGGGATCTGTCATAAAGCTACGGACATTCTCTACAGTAAGTTCTTCTTGGGGCTGAACAATTGGCTCTTCTGTAACATTTTGCTTATCATCATCAGAACAGGCAATAAATATAAGGCATGTAAAAAATACCGTTACCGGTATTAATCTATAAGTAAGTTTCATAGTAGTTTCGTTTAGAAAACAGTTGCTTTTTTGCAGTTAAAAAGCAACTGTTTTTGTAGTGTGTTATATTTTTGAAAATTAAGCTTTCAAACGTTTTCGAACTACTTGTTTTTTGTCAAAAAGGTATACTATTCCTTCAATCAGGGTAACCTTTTTATAAGCTCAATACATGCTCTTGAGTTGTGGTAAGGACATTTCCAAAAACCTGCCTTGTCTTTTTCTATAAGCGAGTAATCTTTATTTACACCCCATACCCACTCACCATTTTCTTTATCCAATATATGCTGCTGAACAAATTTCCAGTTCTTTTGGGTTAAGTCAATATATTTTTTATCTCCGGTAAGCTGCCATGCATTTACAAAGCCAATCCATAATTCCGATTGTGGCCACCAGTGCTTTTCCTTAATCATTTGGTTTTTGTGTGCATCAAACTCATACCACAATCCACCATCATTATCTAATCCTTCCAGCGTACCTTCGGTTAATATTATAGCGTGCTTTTTATAAACAGCAGTAAGGTTTTCATCATCAATTGCCTCGGCACACCATTGCAATAGCCAGGCAGCTTCAATATCATGACCATAAGAAACAACATCTTCTTTTTCTACCCATTCTTCATTAAAGAACAACCTAAGATGTTTACTATCTGTATCAATAAAATACTTATCAATAGTTATAAGTAATTCCCTGGTTGTACTTTTAAGATCTTCATCTTTCCAAACTCTGTAAAGGTTAGCATAAGCCTCTACTATATGAAGATGCGTATTCATGGTCTTCTTCTCGTTAGCATCCTTATCACTTAGGCGAAGATCATCAATAGGCTGCCAGTCTCTTGTAAAGGCTTCAAAATAACCTTTATGCACAGGGTCAAAACTATACTCTTCTATTTTTTTATAAAGAGCTACAGCCATTTCCAGAGCCTGAGTATTTCCAGATGCAGCATAAAATTCAGACAGCCCATATATAGTAAATGCTAAGGCATAAATCTGGTTTTTGGTATCGTTTGGAGTACCATCGCTGTTAAGGCTCCAAAAAATACCACCATGCTCCCTGTCATAAAAGTATTGGGCTATATAATCAAAAGCCCGTTCAGCAATTTTTAGATGCTGCTCATTTTTGGTAATTGGATAGGATGCAGAAAATGCCCATAAAATACGGGCATTTAGTACTGATCCTTTTGGGTCGTTATAGTGTTTTATCTCGTTATGGTCAATCGTCCCGATGAAACCGCCATTCTTATTGTCTATTGTATTTTTAGTCCAATAGTCAAGAATTGAAAGCAGCTCATCACGCATTTGCGATTTTAAATCCATTACAGAAACTTTTTATTATTCTCTACCTGTCTGATTATTGTATTTACCGATCCTGCAGATGTAAAAGTATCTTCCGGTGTATTCATTACATAATCTACCAGTTTATCTACAGTAGATACGGCAACATGCATACGCGTATCAGAAGAAGCATAGTAAATATAAACAGTACCGTCCTCTTCTGCAATCCATCCGTTAGAAAACAGTACATTAGATACATCGCCAACTCTTTCCTCTCCCTCTGGCCCCATAAAATGACCTGCCGGCTGATGGGTTACCTTAGAAATATCATTAAGATCGGTCATGAATAGATATAATGTATAGCGAAGTCCGGCTGCCGTATTACGAACACCATGAGCCATATGCAGCCATCCTTTACTCGTTTTTATCGGTGCAGGACCAAGACCGTTTTTAAGCTCATAAATTGTATGATATACCTTACCGCAAATAATCCTTTCATCCTGAACAACAGGATTCGTCATATCATCCACAAAACCAAGACCTATTCCGCCTCCGCTTCCCACGTCAATAAAACCATCCTGCGGACGTGTATATAAGGCATACTTTCCGTTTACAAACTCAGGGTGAAGTACAACATTACGTTGCTGTCCCGTATTTGAAACAAGGTCTGGTAATCTTTCCCAGTTTATAAGGTCTTTAGTCCTTACAATACCTGCATTGGCAACTGCAGCACTGGTATCTCCTTTTGGAGCATTAGGGTCTTTTCTTTCGGTACAAAAAATACCATATACCCATCCGTCTTCGTGCTCCACAAGCCTCATATCATACACATTTGTATCATGATTTTCTAACTGAGGAATAACGCATGGTTTTTCCCAAAACTTAAAGTTGTCCACCCCGTTAGGGCTCTCTGCTATAGCAAAAAACGACTTTCTGTCTACACCTTCAGTACGAACAGCAAGCACATACTTACCTTTCCATTTCATAGCTCCGGCATTAAAGGCAGCATTCATGCCAATACGCTCCATACCGTAAGGATTGGTCGCCGCATTAAGGTCATACCTCCACTCTATAGGAGTATGTGCTGCAGTAACCACCGGGTTTTTATATCTTGAATAAATACCATTGGTCTCTTCAACCGGAGTATTCTTTCTTTCAATCAGTTCCTGATGCTTTTTAACCAGGGTTTCATAGTTAGGTATTCTAACCTGGTTGTTTGTAATCATCTCGCTAGCCATATATTAATTTATATTAAATTCAGGTTTTAGTTCTTATTAGTAATCTGTAAGCCTGCTCCACCAGGTCTTTTTCATAATCAGTACTATAATTAGCATCAGTGCAAGTACAATGGCAAAACCTGTCCATTTGCTAAGTATAAAGTACATAGGAAGTAATGTTAATAGTATTTGGCCGGTAATGCCCATAGCCACATTAACCATGTTAATACCAAAGTTTTTGTTTTCTGTTATAGAAGGATCCTGCGCCTGTGCTGCTTCCCTAACCGGTTTCCAAAAACCCCATGGCCTTACCGTTTTGTAGAAGTTTATAAGTGTCTCCTGATTGGTAGGCGGTGCCGAGTATGAACCCAGTACACAAGCCACAAATTGTATTACAATAAACACAGGGAAATAATACA
Proteins encoded:
- a CDS encoding glycoside hydrolase 5 family protein encodes the protein MNRILAGLLALPLFFSCGGKKEKTDEVASVNETTTPERITVKGNELYKGDKPYHYVGTNYWYGVLLAAKEGGNRDRLAKELDIMKEHGIDNLRILVGAEAGTQDFTVNPALQPEQGKYDNNLLDGLDYLLDEMAKRDMHAVLYLTNNWEWSGGMAQYLEWNGKGDFPNPNLPPHTWPEFMEYTKQFHSCEPCMEAFKNHIKFILGRINAYNNKKYTEDNTIMAWQVANEPRVFTADNEEKFTKWLNDVVDLIDELDPYHLICTGSEGKAGSADDIAIYERTHNNPKIDYLTMHIWPKNWGWFKHENAKETLPVSIASAQQYINDHIAVAQKLNKPIVLEEFGLPREGESLDKKSSVANRDAFYKSIFERLEQSKQHNEAFAGLNFWGFGGIANNNPENGKWNKGDDFTTDPPQEPQGLNSVFATDTTTLNMIKQYNKLLK
- a CDS encoding UDP-glucose--hexose-1-phosphate uridylyltransferase, which gives rise to MDKNLNEYPHRRYNPLTGEWVLVSPHRSKRPWQGQVEKHSVDTRPQYDPGCYLCPGNSRSGGEQNPQYKDVYVFTNDFSALLKDSPDFDIEEGDIFRAESEKGICRVICFSPDHSLTVPQMEVADIRKVVDLWIEEYQTLGSDPEINYVQIFENKGEIMGCSNPHPHGQIWASQKLPVEPFKKQRSQKEYFEKHNNSLLSDYLQKEINKNERLIFENDHFAAVVPFWATWPYEAMIIPKRAMARITDMSDEEKTGLADAYKRLTMIYDRVFDVSFPYSAGIHQAPTDDEQHNEWHWHMVFYPPLLRSATVKKFMVGYEMLATPQRDITPESAAQLLKDINQTI
- a CDS encoding glycoside hydrolase family 26 protein; protein product: MKLTYRLIPVTVFFTCLIFIACSDDDKQNVTEEPIVQPQEELTVENVRSFMTDPNATDETVALFYNLYNLSKTKFLVGQQDAYTGFYNDDMGDSDMKKATGSDPALLGSDFMFITDDQNNEQPENWFYQQEILITDNVKQAYSKGMVNIFCWHFREPFEGESFYTSDLTDFQKYNALPSILPGGSNHDYYKQKLDKVADVLANLKDNNNKLIPVIFRPFHEFDGNWFWWGSAYCTPAQYQEIWRFTVEYLRDVKQVHNVLYAFSPDNSYTTSTQYLSRYPGDNYIDVLGMDNYGDFNNQGASGVATANNKLKMVSDLAISKHKIAALTETGYQINSLSSPVDHFFSDYIYSALTYSDVEVAFVMFWANSQNGYYVPPSGQQDTQDFVTFANKTESVLQNNIPDMYNLP
- the galK gene encoding galactokinase, giving the protein MDIKVKQEVPASLEPYIQQGSIVSFAPGRINLLGEHTDYNNGFVMPASIDKRMYFVLNPRTDNTIHLHSLDMNQEFSVEVENLAKTNEKTWVNYILGVVDGFINKGYSVNGFDAVFTGNIPIGAGVSSSAALECAVAVAVNKYTKAGLDNSELALVAQKAEHKYAGVKCGIMDQFASIFGKGDTLIKLDCRTLQYEYKPLKLEGASLLLFDSDVKHSLASSEYNVRRQQCEEGVAMVKKYVPLVDSLRDISLEMLDNYVYPNDKTVYNRCRYVVEENQRVQQVAAFLEAGNLKAVGQKMFETHEGLRSLYEVSCEELDFLVTAVRDNEDVLGARLMGGGFGGCTINLVKNEAVNDVISKVSESYYKQYKKELKVYPVSIGDGATVIKNG
- a CDS encoding AGE family epimerase/isomerase, whose protein sequence is MDLKSQMRDELLSILDYWTKNTIDNKNGGFIGTIDHNEIKHYNDPKGSVLNARILWAFSASYPITKNEQHLKIAERAFDYIAQYFYDREHGGIFWSLNSDGTPNDTKNQIYALAFTIYGLSEFYAASGNTQALEMAVALYKKIEEYSFDPVHKGYFEAFTRDWQPIDDLRLSDKDANEKKTMNTHLHIVEAYANLYRVWKDEDLKSTTRELLITIDKYFIDTDSKHLRLFFNEEWVEKEDVVSYGHDIEAAWLLQWCAEAIDDENLTAVYKKHAIILTEGTLEGLDNDGGLWYEFDAHKNQMIKEKHWWPQSELWIGFVNAWQLTGDKKYIDLTQKNWKFVQQHILDKENGEWVWGVNKDYSLIEKDKAGFWKCPYHNSRACIELIKRLP
- a CDS encoding glycoside hydrolase family 130 protein, producing MASEMITNNQVRIPNYETLVKKHQELIERKNTPVEETNGIYSRYKNPVVTAAHTPIEWRYDLNAATNPYGMERIGMNAAFNAGAMKWKGKYVLAVRTEGVDRKSFFAIAESPNGVDNFKFWEKPCVIPQLENHDTNVYDMRLVEHEDGWVYGIFCTERKDPNAPKGDTSAAVANAGIVRTKDLINWERLPDLVSNTGQQRNVVLHPEFVNGKYALYTRPQDGFIDVGSGGGIGLGFVDDMTNPVVQDERIICGKVYHTIYELKNGLGPAPIKTSKGWLHMAHGVRNTAAGLRYTLYLFMTDLNDISKVTHQPAGHFMGPEGEERVGDVSNVLFSNGWIAEEDGTVYIYYASSDTRMHVAVSTVDKLVDYVMNTPEDTFTSAGSVNTIIRQVENNKKFL